From the Scophthalmus maximus strain ysfricsl-2021 chromosome 11, ASM2237912v1, whole genome shotgun sequence genome, one window contains:
- the hip1 gene encoding huntingtin-interacting protein 1 isoform X6, with amino-acid sequence MKAVSINKAINTQEVAVKEKHARTCILGTHHEKGAHTFWAAVNRLPLSSNAVLCWKFCHVFHKLLRDGHPNVIKDSMRNKADLTDMSRMWGHLSEGYGKLCSIYLKLLITKMEFHIKNPRFPGNLQMSNRQLDEAGENDVNNFFQLTVEMFDYLECELNLFLGVFSSLDMSRSVSVTAAGQCRLAPLIQVILDSSHLYDYTVKLLFKLHSCLPADTLQGHRDRFQEQFKKLKSLFYRSSNLQYFKRLIQIPQLPENPPNFLRASALSEHISPVVVIPAESSSPESEHMVETDDLVDTDIPSLPAAVETKFDDLFGTSAAIDPFNFNSQNGMRKEDKDRLIEQLTREIQALKEELESFRLESGRLCQVLRGRVSELEAELAEQSHLRLQALGESEFLKAELDDLRRVREDTEKEQRSLTEIEKKAQANEQRYTKLKEKYTELVQSHADLLRKNAEVTRQVTVAQAAQDEVEDVRREMQEKVKAAHEAADRQEREQMEQFQQLQRELVSSRAELDSLKTSVASSQQASSEVLSTQLAALQSEKAELVQSLSKVDAELAAQGEELERVQSSLATERESGVKTAEALQNQLNEKESREQALESQLVAARWSSLQGAVEEAEKIIQDSLARIDDPAHISCTSSADYLASRCQASLDCIDRLHSAGDAFIADNTAGTAGPSGDRQGAGDACRKRRGVSELLRVVTQCGHLVGDTIVQGSATSHMVPVEQADALSESVKTCGAEALALLGRMKQQDGLAAADDGKLKAVLEAILATAEKLRPRGLELQQGELGDLVEQEMAATSAAVESAAARIEEMLNKSRAVDTGIKMEVNERILASCTELMRAIKELVLSSKHLQRDIVESGRGAASMKEFYAKNSRWTEGLISASKAVGWGATVMVDAADLVVQGKGKFEELMVCSHEIAASTAQLVAASKVKADKDSGNLHRLQQASRGVTQATAAVVASTKSGKSQIEEKDTMDFSSMTLTQIKRQEMDAQVLVLELETRLQKERERLGELRKKHYLLAGVAEGWGDNEEGTG; translated from the exons ATGAAG GCTGTCAGCATCAATAAGGCCATCAACACACAGGAGGTCGCTGTCAAAGAGAAGCATGCCAGGA CCTGCATCCTGGGGACCCATCATGAGAAAGGCGCCCACACTTTCTGGGCGGCGGTCAACCGGCTTCCTCTCTCCAGCAATGCGGTGCTCTGCTGGAAGTTCTGCCACGTCTTCCACAAGCTGCTGCGAGACGGACATCCAAAC GTGATAAAGGACTCCATGAGGAACAAGGCAGATTTAACTGATATGAGCAGGATGTGG GGTCACCTGAGTGAAGGCTATGGGAAGCTGTGCAGCATCTACCTCAAACTGCTCATCACCAAAATGGAGTTTCACATCAAA AACCCTCGTTTCCCTGGCAACCTGCAGATGTCAAACAGACAGCTCGACGAGGCGGGAGAGAACGACGTGAACAACTT cTTCCAGTTGACCGTAGAAATGTTTGACTACCTGGAGTGTGAGCTCAACCTCTTCCTCGGTG tatTCAGCTCCCTAGACATGTCTCGGTCGGTGTCTGTGACGGCAGCGGGTCAGTGTCGTCTGGCTCCCCTCATCCAAGTCATCCTGGACAGCAGCCACCTGTACGACTACACCGTAAAGCTGCTGTTCAAGCTGCACTcct gCCTTCCAGCAGACACTCTCCAGGGCCACAGAGATCGCTTCCAGGAACAGTTCAAAAA GTTAAAGAGTCTGTTCTATCGCTCCAGTAACTTGCAGTATTTCAAGAGGCTGATTCAGATCCCACAGTTGCCCGAG AACCCTCCTAACTTCCTGCGTGCGTCAGCTCTGTCGGAGCACATCAGCCCCGTGGTCGTGATCCCCGCCGAGTCGTCATCTCCAGAGTCAGAGCACATGGTGGAGACCGATGACCTGGTGGACACAGACATTCCCTCGCTGCCG GCTGCTGTGGAGACCAAGTTTGACGACTTGTTCGGCACCTCGGCTGCGATAGACCCGTTCAACTTCAACAGTCAGAACGGCATGCGCAAAGAGGACAA AGACCGTCTGATTGAACAGTTGACGAGGGAGATCCAGGCCCTCAAAGAAGAGCTTGAGTCGTTCAGACTAGAG AGCGGTCGGTTGTGTCAGGTGCTGAGGGGGCGTGTCAGTgagctggaggcggagctcgCCGAGCAGAGCCACCTGAGGCTGCAGGCTCTGGGGGAGAGTGAGTTCCTCAAGGCGGAGCTGGACGACCTGAGGAGGGTCAGGGAGGACACGGAAAAGGAGCAGCGGAGCCTGACCGAGATCGAGA AAAAAGCTCAGGCCAACGAGCAGCGCTACACCAAGCTGAAGGAGAAGTACACAGAGTTGGTTCAGAGTCACGCAGACCTGTTGAGGAAG AATGCAGAGGTGACCCGTCAGGTGACGGTGGCCCAGGCAGCCCAGGATGAAGTGGAGGACGTGAGGCGAGAGATGCAAGAGAAGGTGAAAGCAGCCCATGAGGCTgcggacagacag GAGAGGGAACAGATGGAGCAGTTCCAGCAGCTCCAGAGAGAGCTGGTGTCCAGCCGGGCGGAGCTGGACTCCCTGAAGACCAGCGTGGCCTCGTCACAACAG GCT TCGAGCGAGGTGCTCAGCACTCAGCTGGCCGCCCTGCAGTCTGAGAAGGCAGAGCTGGTGCAGTCCTTGTCGAAGGTGGATGCGGAGCTGGCCGCCCAGGGAGAGGAGCTAGAGCGAGTCCAAAGCTCACTGGCgactgagagggagagcgggGTGAAGACGGCGGAGGCCCTGCAGAATCAGCTCAACGAGAAG GAGAGCAGGGAGCAGGCGTTGGAGAGTCAGCTGGTGGCGGCTCGCTGGTCCAGTCTGCagggagctgtggaggaggcagagaagatCATCCAGGATTCGCTGGCTCGGATAGATGACCCGGCACACATCAGCTGCACCAGCTCCGCAG ATTACCTAGCATCCAGATGTCAGGCCTCTTTAGACTGTATTGACCGACTCCATTCGGCCGGCGATGCCTTCATAGCTGACAACACAG CAGGGACAGCTGGCCCATCAGGCGATAGGCAGGGAGCAGGGGATGCATGtagaaagaggagag gTGTGTCTGAGCTGCTACGAGTGGTGACCCAGTGTGGTCACCTGGTGGGAGACACCATCGTTCAGGGTAGTGCCACCTCCCACATGGTGCCTGTGGAGCAAGCTGACG CCCTGTCGGAGAGCGTGAAGACGTGTGGGGCCGAGGCTCTGGCTCTGCTGGGACGGATGAAGCAGCAGGACGGACTGGCTGCGGCCGACGACGGCAAACTGAAGGCAGTGCTGGAGGCCATTCTGGCCACTGCCGAG AAGCTGCGTCCTCGGGGTTTGGAGCTACAGCAGGGGGAGCTGGGAGATCTTGTGGAGCAGGAAATGGCTGCCACTTCTGCTGCGGTGGAGTCAGCTGCCGCCAGGATAGAG GAAATGCTCAACAAGTCTCGAGCAGTTGATACAGGAATCAAGATGGAGGTCAACGAGAG GATCTTGGCCTCGTGCACGGAGCTGATGCGGGCGATCAAGGAGCTGGTTCTGTCTTCCAAACACCTGCAGAGGGACATCGTGGAGAGCGGCAGG ggggcagccTCCATGAAGGAATTTTATGCCAAGAACTCCCGCTGGACCGAGGGGCTGATCTCTGCCTCCAAAGCAGTGGGATGGGGCGCCACGGTCATGGT GGATGCTGCTGATCTGGTGGTGCAGGGCAAAGGGAAGTTTGAGGAGTTGATGGTGTGTTCACATGAAATAGCTGCCAGCACTGCACAGCTAGTAGCTGCCTCTAAG GTCAAAGCAGACAAAGACAGCGGCAACCTGCACCGTCTGCAGCAGGCGTCCCGCGGCGTCACACAGGCCACCGCCGCTGTCGTGGCCTCCACCAAGTCTGGGAAGTCCCAGATTGAAGAGAAAG acaCAATGGACTTCTCCAGCATGACTCTCACACAGATCAAACGACAAGAGATGGATGCACAG GTCCTGGTTCTGGAGCTGGAGACTCGCCTGCAGAAGGAGCGCGAGCGTCTCGGCGAACTGAGGAAGAAGCATTACTTGCTGGCCGGGGTAGCAGAGGGCTGGGGCGAcaatgaggagg GCACAGGTTGA
- the hip1 gene encoding huntingtin-interacting protein 1 isoform X1, which yields MFKLLMATMDRVKSSMQQVPNAIPKVIRRTGGANSLELEKENFERGQAVSINKAINTQEVAVKEKHARTCILGTHHEKGAHTFWAAVNRLPLSSNAVLCWKFCHVFHKLLRDGHPNVIKDSMRNKADLTDMSRMWGHLSEGYGKLCSIYLKLLITKMEFHIKNPRFPGNLQMSNRQLDEAGENDVNNFFQLTVEMFDYLECELNLFLGVFSSLDMSRSVSVTAAGQCRLAPLIQVILDSSHLYDYTVKLLFKLHSCLPADTLQGHRDRFQEQFKKLKSLFYRSSNLQYFKRLIQIPQLPENPPNFLRASALSEHISPVVVIPAESSSPESEHMVETDDLVDTDIPSLPAAVETKFDDLFGTSAAIDPFNFNSQNGMRKEDKDRLIEQLTREIQALKEELESFRLESGRLCQVLRGRVSELEAELAEQSHLRLQALGESEFLKAELDDLRRVREDTEKEQRSLTEIEKKAQANEQRYTKLKEKYTELVQSHADLLRKNAEVTRQVTVAQAAQDEVEDVRREMQEKVKAAHEAADRQEREQMEQFQQLQRELVSSRAELDSLKTSVASSQQASSEVLSTQLAALQSEKAELVQSLSKVDAELAAQGEELERVQSSLATERESGVKTAEALQNQLNEKESREQALESQLVAARWSSLQGAVEEAEKIIQDSLARIDDPAHISCTSSADYLASRCQASLDCIDRLHSAGDAFIADNTAGTAGPSGDRQGAGDACRKRRGVSELLRVVTQCGHLVGDTIVQGSATSHMVPVEQADALSESVKTCGAEALALLGRMKQQDGLAAADDGKLKAVLEAILATAEKLRPRGLELQQGELGDLVEQEMAATSAAVESAAARIEEMLNKSRAVDTGIKMEVNERILASCTELMRAIKELVLSSKHLQRDIVESGRGAASMKEFYAKNSRWTEGLISASKAVGWGATVMVDAADLVVQGKGKFEELMVCSHEIAASTAQLVAASKVKADKDSGNLHRLQQASRGVTQATAAVVASTKSGKSQIEEKDTMDFSSMTLTQIKRQEMDAQVLVLELETRLQKERERLGELRKKHYLLAGVAEGWGDNEEGTG from the exons GCTGTCAGCATCAATAAGGCCATCAACACACAGGAGGTCGCTGTCAAAGAGAAGCATGCCAGGA CCTGCATCCTGGGGACCCATCATGAGAAAGGCGCCCACACTTTCTGGGCGGCGGTCAACCGGCTTCCTCTCTCCAGCAATGCGGTGCTCTGCTGGAAGTTCTGCCACGTCTTCCACAAGCTGCTGCGAGACGGACATCCAAAC GTGATAAAGGACTCCATGAGGAACAAGGCAGATTTAACTGATATGAGCAGGATGTGG GGTCACCTGAGTGAAGGCTATGGGAAGCTGTGCAGCATCTACCTCAAACTGCTCATCACCAAAATGGAGTTTCACATCAAA AACCCTCGTTTCCCTGGCAACCTGCAGATGTCAAACAGACAGCTCGACGAGGCGGGAGAGAACGACGTGAACAACTT cTTCCAGTTGACCGTAGAAATGTTTGACTACCTGGAGTGTGAGCTCAACCTCTTCCTCGGTG tatTCAGCTCCCTAGACATGTCTCGGTCGGTGTCTGTGACGGCAGCGGGTCAGTGTCGTCTGGCTCCCCTCATCCAAGTCATCCTGGACAGCAGCCACCTGTACGACTACACCGTAAAGCTGCTGTTCAAGCTGCACTcct gCCTTCCAGCAGACACTCTCCAGGGCCACAGAGATCGCTTCCAGGAACAGTTCAAAAA GTTAAAGAGTCTGTTCTATCGCTCCAGTAACTTGCAGTATTTCAAGAGGCTGATTCAGATCCCACAGTTGCCCGAG AACCCTCCTAACTTCCTGCGTGCGTCAGCTCTGTCGGAGCACATCAGCCCCGTGGTCGTGATCCCCGCCGAGTCGTCATCTCCAGAGTCAGAGCACATGGTGGAGACCGATGACCTGGTGGACACAGACATTCCCTCGCTGCCG GCTGCTGTGGAGACCAAGTTTGACGACTTGTTCGGCACCTCGGCTGCGATAGACCCGTTCAACTTCAACAGTCAGAACGGCATGCGCAAAGAGGACAA AGACCGTCTGATTGAACAGTTGACGAGGGAGATCCAGGCCCTCAAAGAAGAGCTTGAGTCGTTCAGACTAGAG AGCGGTCGGTTGTGTCAGGTGCTGAGGGGGCGTGTCAGTgagctggaggcggagctcgCCGAGCAGAGCCACCTGAGGCTGCAGGCTCTGGGGGAGAGTGAGTTCCTCAAGGCGGAGCTGGACGACCTGAGGAGGGTCAGGGAGGACACGGAAAAGGAGCAGCGGAGCCTGACCGAGATCGAGA AAAAAGCTCAGGCCAACGAGCAGCGCTACACCAAGCTGAAGGAGAAGTACACAGAGTTGGTTCAGAGTCACGCAGACCTGTTGAGGAAG AATGCAGAGGTGACCCGTCAGGTGACGGTGGCCCAGGCAGCCCAGGATGAAGTGGAGGACGTGAGGCGAGAGATGCAAGAGAAGGTGAAAGCAGCCCATGAGGCTgcggacagacag GAGAGGGAACAGATGGAGCAGTTCCAGCAGCTCCAGAGAGAGCTGGTGTCCAGCCGGGCGGAGCTGGACTCCCTGAAGACCAGCGTGGCCTCGTCACAACAG GCT TCGAGCGAGGTGCTCAGCACTCAGCTGGCCGCCCTGCAGTCTGAGAAGGCAGAGCTGGTGCAGTCCTTGTCGAAGGTGGATGCGGAGCTGGCCGCCCAGGGAGAGGAGCTAGAGCGAGTCCAAAGCTCACTGGCgactgagagggagagcgggGTGAAGACGGCGGAGGCCCTGCAGAATCAGCTCAACGAGAAG GAGAGCAGGGAGCAGGCGTTGGAGAGTCAGCTGGTGGCGGCTCGCTGGTCCAGTCTGCagggagctgtggaggaggcagagaagatCATCCAGGATTCGCTGGCTCGGATAGATGACCCGGCACACATCAGCTGCACCAGCTCCGCAG ATTACCTAGCATCCAGATGTCAGGCCTCTTTAGACTGTATTGACCGACTCCATTCGGCCGGCGATGCCTTCATAGCTGACAACACAG CAGGGACAGCTGGCCCATCAGGCGATAGGCAGGGAGCAGGGGATGCATGtagaaagaggagag gTGTGTCTGAGCTGCTACGAGTGGTGACCCAGTGTGGTCACCTGGTGGGAGACACCATCGTTCAGGGTAGTGCCACCTCCCACATGGTGCCTGTGGAGCAAGCTGACG CCCTGTCGGAGAGCGTGAAGACGTGTGGGGCCGAGGCTCTGGCTCTGCTGGGACGGATGAAGCAGCAGGACGGACTGGCTGCGGCCGACGACGGCAAACTGAAGGCAGTGCTGGAGGCCATTCTGGCCACTGCCGAG AAGCTGCGTCCTCGGGGTTTGGAGCTACAGCAGGGGGAGCTGGGAGATCTTGTGGAGCAGGAAATGGCTGCCACTTCTGCTGCGGTGGAGTCAGCTGCCGCCAGGATAGAG GAAATGCTCAACAAGTCTCGAGCAGTTGATACAGGAATCAAGATGGAGGTCAACGAGAG GATCTTGGCCTCGTGCACGGAGCTGATGCGGGCGATCAAGGAGCTGGTTCTGTCTTCCAAACACCTGCAGAGGGACATCGTGGAGAGCGGCAGG ggggcagccTCCATGAAGGAATTTTATGCCAAGAACTCCCGCTGGACCGAGGGGCTGATCTCTGCCTCCAAAGCAGTGGGATGGGGCGCCACGGTCATGGT GGATGCTGCTGATCTGGTGGTGCAGGGCAAAGGGAAGTTTGAGGAGTTGATGGTGTGTTCACATGAAATAGCTGCCAGCACTGCACAGCTAGTAGCTGCCTCTAAG GTCAAAGCAGACAAAGACAGCGGCAACCTGCACCGTCTGCAGCAGGCGTCCCGCGGCGTCACACAGGCCACCGCCGCTGTCGTGGCCTCCACCAAGTCTGGGAAGTCCCAGATTGAAGAGAAAG acaCAATGGACTTCTCCAGCATGACTCTCACACAGATCAAACGACAAGAGATGGATGCACAG GTCCTGGTTCTGGAGCTGGAGACTCGCCTGCAGAAGGAGCGCGAGCGTCTCGGCGAACTGAGGAAGAAGCATTACTTGCTGGCCGGGGTAGCAGAGGGCTGGGGCGAcaatgaggagg GCACAGGTTGA
- the hip1 gene encoding huntingtin-interacting protein 1 isoform X4, translating into MFKLLMATMDRVKSSMQQVPNAIPKVIRRTGGANSLELEKENFERGQAVSINKAINTQEVAVKEKHARTCILGTHHEKGAHTFWAAVNRLPLSSNAVLCWKFCHVFHKLLRDGHPNVIKDSMRNKADLTDMSRMWGHLSEGYGKLCSIYLKLLITKMEFHIKNPRFPGNLQMSNRQLDEAGENDVNNFFQLTVEMFDYLECELNLFLGVFSSLDMSRSVSVTAAGQCRLAPLIQVILDSSHLYDYTVKLLFKLHSCLPADTLQGHRDRFQEQFKKLKSLFYRSSNLQYFKRLIQIPQLPENPPNFLRASALSEHISPVVVIPAESSSPESEHMVETDDLVDTDIPSLPAAVETKFDDLFGTSAAIDPFNFNSQNGMRKEDKDRLIEQLTREIQALKEELESFRLESGRLCQVLRGRVSELEAELAEQSHLRLQALGESEFLKAELDDLRRVREDTEKEQRSLTEIEKKAQANEQRYTKLKEKYTELVQSHADLLRKNAEVTRQVTVAQAAQDEVEDVRREMQEKVKAAHEAADRQEREQMEQFQQLQRELVSSRAELDSLKTSVASSQQSSEVLSTQLAALQSEKAELVQSLSKVDAELAAQGEELERVQSSLATERESGVKTAEALQNQLNEKESREQALESQLVAARWSSLQGAVEEAEKIIQDSLARIDDPAHISCTSSADYLASRCQASLDCIDRLHSAGDAFIADNTGVSELLRVVTQCGHLVGDTIVQGSATSHMVPVEQADALSESVKTCGAEALALLGRMKQQDGLAAADDGKLKAVLEAILATAEKLRPRGLELQQGELGDLVEQEMAATSAAVESAAARIEEMLNKSRAVDTGIKMEVNERILASCTELMRAIKELVLSSKHLQRDIVESGRGAASMKEFYAKNSRWTEGLISASKAVGWGATVMVDAADLVVQGKGKFEELMVCSHEIAASTAQLVAASKVKADKDSGNLHRLQQASRGVTQATAAVVASTKSGKSQIEEKDTMDFSSMTLTQIKRQEMDAQVLVLELETRLQKERERLGELRKKHYLLAGVAEGWGDNEEGTG; encoded by the exons GCTGTCAGCATCAATAAGGCCATCAACACACAGGAGGTCGCTGTCAAAGAGAAGCATGCCAGGA CCTGCATCCTGGGGACCCATCATGAGAAAGGCGCCCACACTTTCTGGGCGGCGGTCAACCGGCTTCCTCTCTCCAGCAATGCGGTGCTCTGCTGGAAGTTCTGCCACGTCTTCCACAAGCTGCTGCGAGACGGACATCCAAAC GTGATAAAGGACTCCATGAGGAACAAGGCAGATTTAACTGATATGAGCAGGATGTGG GGTCACCTGAGTGAAGGCTATGGGAAGCTGTGCAGCATCTACCTCAAACTGCTCATCACCAAAATGGAGTTTCACATCAAA AACCCTCGTTTCCCTGGCAACCTGCAGATGTCAAACAGACAGCTCGACGAGGCGGGAGAGAACGACGTGAACAACTT cTTCCAGTTGACCGTAGAAATGTTTGACTACCTGGAGTGTGAGCTCAACCTCTTCCTCGGTG tatTCAGCTCCCTAGACATGTCTCGGTCGGTGTCTGTGACGGCAGCGGGTCAGTGTCGTCTGGCTCCCCTCATCCAAGTCATCCTGGACAGCAGCCACCTGTACGACTACACCGTAAAGCTGCTGTTCAAGCTGCACTcct gCCTTCCAGCAGACACTCTCCAGGGCCACAGAGATCGCTTCCAGGAACAGTTCAAAAA GTTAAAGAGTCTGTTCTATCGCTCCAGTAACTTGCAGTATTTCAAGAGGCTGATTCAGATCCCACAGTTGCCCGAG AACCCTCCTAACTTCCTGCGTGCGTCAGCTCTGTCGGAGCACATCAGCCCCGTGGTCGTGATCCCCGCCGAGTCGTCATCTCCAGAGTCAGAGCACATGGTGGAGACCGATGACCTGGTGGACACAGACATTCCCTCGCTGCCG GCTGCTGTGGAGACCAAGTTTGACGACTTGTTCGGCACCTCGGCTGCGATAGACCCGTTCAACTTCAACAGTCAGAACGGCATGCGCAAAGAGGACAA AGACCGTCTGATTGAACAGTTGACGAGGGAGATCCAGGCCCTCAAAGAAGAGCTTGAGTCGTTCAGACTAGAG AGCGGTCGGTTGTGTCAGGTGCTGAGGGGGCGTGTCAGTgagctggaggcggagctcgCCGAGCAGAGCCACCTGAGGCTGCAGGCTCTGGGGGAGAGTGAGTTCCTCAAGGCGGAGCTGGACGACCTGAGGAGGGTCAGGGAGGACACGGAAAAGGAGCAGCGGAGCCTGACCGAGATCGAGA AAAAAGCTCAGGCCAACGAGCAGCGCTACACCAAGCTGAAGGAGAAGTACACAGAGTTGGTTCAGAGTCACGCAGACCTGTTGAGGAAG AATGCAGAGGTGACCCGTCAGGTGACGGTGGCCCAGGCAGCCCAGGATGAAGTGGAGGACGTGAGGCGAGAGATGCAAGAGAAGGTGAAAGCAGCCCATGAGGCTgcggacagacag GAGAGGGAACAGATGGAGCAGTTCCAGCAGCTCCAGAGAGAGCTGGTGTCCAGCCGGGCGGAGCTGGACTCCCTGAAGACCAGCGTGGCCTCGTCACAACAG TCGAGCGAGGTGCTCAGCACTCAGCTGGCCGCCCTGCAGTCTGAGAAGGCAGAGCTGGTGCAGTCCTTGTCGAAGGTGGATGCGGAGCTGGCCGCCCAGGGAGAGGAGCTAGAGCGAGTCCAAAGCTCACTGGCgactgagagggagagcgggGTGAAGACGGCGGAGGCCCTGCAGAATCAGCTCAACGAGAAG GAGAGCAGGGAGCAGGCGTTGGAGAGTCAGCTGGTGGCGGCTCGCTGGTCCAGTCTGCagggagctgtggaggaggcagagaagatCATCCAGGATTCGCTGGCTCGGATAGATGACCCGGCACACATCAGCTGCACCAGCTCCGCAG ATTACCTAGCATCCAGATGTCAGGCCTCTTTAGACTGTATTGACCGACTCCATTCGGCCGGCGATGCCTTCATAGCTGACAACACAG gTGTGTCTGAGCTGCTACGAGTGGTGACCCAGTGTGGTCACCTGGTGGGAGACACCATCGTTCAGGGTAGTGCCACCTCCCACATGGTGCCTGTGGAGCAAGCTGACG CCCTGTCGGAGAGCGTGAAGACGTGTGGGGCCGAGGCTCTGGCTCTGCTGGGACGGATGAAGCAGCAGGACGGACTGGCTGCGGCCGACGACGGCAAACTGAAGGCAGTGCTGGAGGCCATTCTGGCCACTGCCGAG AAGCTGCGTCCTCGGGGTTTGGAGCTACAGCAGGGGGAGCTGGGAGATCTTGTGGAGCAGGAAATGGCTGCCACTTCTGCTGCGGTGGAGTCAGCTGCCGCCAGGATAGAG GAAATGCTCAACAAGTCTCGAGCAGTTGATACAGGAATCAAGATGGAGGTCAACGAGAG GATCTTGGCCTCGTGCACGGAGCTGATGCGGGCGATCAAGGAGCTGGTTCTGTCTTCCAAACACCTGCAGAGGGACATCGTGGAGAGCGGCAGG ggggcagccTCCATGAAGGAATTTTATGCCAAGAACTCCCGCTGGACCGAGGGGCTGATCTCTGCCTCCAAAGCAGTGGGATGGGGCGCCACGGTCATGGT GGATGCTGCTGATCTGGTGGTGCAGGGCAAAGGGAAGTTTGAGGAGTTGATGGTGTGTTCACATGAAATAGCTGCCAGCACTGCACAGCTAGTAGCTGCCTCTAAG GTCAAAGCAGACAAAGACAGCGGCAACCTGCACCGTCTGCAGCAGGCGTCCCGCGGCGTCACACAGGCCACCGCCGCTGTCGTGGCCTCCACCAAGTCTGGGAAGTCCCAGATTGAAGAGAAAG acaCAATGGACTTCTCCAGCATGACTCTCACACAGATCAAACGACAAGAGATGGATGCACAG GTCCTGGTTCTGGAGCTGGAGACTCGCCTGCAGAAGGAGCGCGAGCGTCTCGGCGAACTGAGGAAGAAGCATTACTTGCTGGCCGGGGTAGCAGAGGGCTGGGGCGAcaatgaggagg GCACAGGTTGA